A region of Allocoleopsis franciscana PCC 7113 DNA encodes the following proteins:
- a CDS encoding ABC transporter permease, which yields MDGTESVVLSEKKRPKGKWVEPFVLLSPAGIWLFLLLVLPTLVIFELSLVPNIKPGMVVNPSGIDNYLKVFSSTNLLVMGRSLFFAIGSTLICLILGFPVAYWIAQMTPKRWRNLLLLGFILPLWTSSLLRSYAWITILRPTGVLNTFLLEPLAPFLNPLLGGLNQLLESFNLVLENLSLPTLPLLQLLPWNILNEWPAVLIGMAYSYLPYMVLILYASLEKLDKRLLEASADLGANPIQTFWKVTVPQTLPGIAAGSLLVFISGLGDFVDPELLGGASSMTGARLIYNQFLGPTPNWGFGSALSMLLIVAVSMAIALLIKYGDRDAASQR from the coding sequence ATGGATGGTACAGAATCGGTGGTTTTGTCGGAAAAGAAACGCCCTAAAGGAAAGTGGGTGGAACCTTTTGTCTTGCTTTCTCCGGCGGGAATTTGGTTGTTTCTGTTGTTGGTGCTGCCAACGTTGGTGATTTTTGAGTTGAGTTTGGTACCTAATATTAAGCCGGGGATGGTGGTTAATCCTTCAGGAATTGACAACTATCTCAAGGTATTTAGCTCAACAAATTTGTTGGTCATGGGGCGATCGCTCTTTTTTGCGATTGGTAGCACACTGATTTGTTTGATTTTGGGATTTCCTGTCGCTTACTGGATTGCTCAGATGACACCCAAGCGTTGGCGAAATTTACTGCTTTTGGGGTTTATCTTACCGTTGTGGACTTCTTCACTCTTGCGTTCCTATGCCTGGATTACTATTTTGCGGCCTACAGGGGTACTCAATACATTTTTACTGGAACCGTTAGCGCCTTTCCTCAATCCGTTACTAGGTGGTTTGAATCAGTTACTGGAAAGTTTCAATCTTGTATTAGAGAATTTGAGTTTACCTACTCTACCGCTTTTACAGCTTTTACCGTGGAACATTCTCAACGAATGGCCAGCGGTGTTAATTGGCATGGCTTATAGTTATTTGCCCTACATGGTGTTAATTTTATATGCTTCGTTGGAGAAGTTAGACAAGCGTTTATTAGAAGCTTCGGCAGATTTGGGGGCAAATCCGATTCAAACTTTTTGGAAGGTAACGGTACCGCAAACTTTGCCAGGAATTGCAGCGGGTTCTTTGCTGGTATTTATTAGTGGTTTGGGAGATTTTGTCGATCCAGAATTACTGGGTGGGGCATCGAGTATGACGGGTGCTCGTTTGATTTATAACCAATTTTTGGGGCCAACACCTAACTGGGGGTTTGGTTCAGCCTTGAGTATGTTGTTAATTGTGGCGGTGAGTATGGCGATCGCACTTTTGATTAAGTATGGCGATCGGGATGCGGCATCGCAGCGTTAG
- a CDS encoding ABC transporter substrate-binding protein, whose protein sequence is MPTPDQDTFLKRPNRRQFLKLAASATLSSTALSGCGWTLAEVRPPATEQGSAKASKDVYIYTWAGYTDQDLLKRFEKETGFRAVADVFDSNEAMLARLQAGGGGGYSIIYPSDYMVSKMSEMGLLTQLDASRITGLNQLFPKFRNPVSDPGNQYSVPVSWGTTGLIYNPKKLKQAPEDWSYLWENQQQLSKRMTLLNDVREVMGATLKMLGYSYNSTDPQHIQQAYQKLMDLKSNLASFTSDAWRPQVLSGDLSVAMCYSADANEVMGENESLEYVVPKSGSSLWMDTLAIPKSAPNVEGAYAWINFMLQPDVAAEVCKRLSFATPNQEAFKLLPPDVKSNQSLFPPEAILETCESIAPVPESISAVYDGYWTKLASA, encoded by the coding sequence GTGCCTACTCCCGATCAAGATACATTCCTAAAACGTCCTAATCGGCGTCAGTTCTTAAAGTTAGCCGCCTCGGCAACGCTCAGTAGTACGGCGCTTTCTGGCTGTGGCTGGACGCTGGCTGAAGTGCGTCCGCCAGCCACCGAGCAAGGTTCTGCAAAAGCATCAAAAGATGTATACATTTACACTTGGGCAGGTTATACCGATCAGGATTTACTCAAACGCTTTGAAAAAGAAACGGGTTTCCGAGCTGTAGCCGATGTCTTTGATTCTAATGAGGCCATGTTGGCTCGACTTCAGGCAGGCGGTGGGGGTGGTTATAGCATTATCTACCCATCTGATTATATGGTGTCGAAAATGTCAGAAATGGGGCTATTGACTCAACTCGACGCCTCTCGCATCACGGGATTAAATCAGTTATTTCCTAAGTTCCGCAATCCTGTTTCCGACCCAGGCAACCAGTACAGTGTACCTGTAAGCTGGGGCACAACGGGTTTAATTTACAATCCCAAGAAATTAAAGCAGGCACCCGAAGATTGGTCTTATCTTTGGGAAAATCAACAGCAACTCTCTAAGCGGATGACATTGCTCAATGATGTTCGCGAGGTGATGGGGGCAACGTTGAAAATGTTGGGTTATTCCTATAACTCAACCGATCCTCAACACATTCAACAAGCCTATCAAAAGTTAATGGATTTAAAATCTAATCTCGCTTCATTTACTTCTGATGCTTGGCGACCTCAAGTTTTAAGTGGAGATTTATCAGTAGCCATGTGCTATTCCGCTGATGCTAATGAAGTTATGGGAGAGAATGAAAGCTTGGAGTATGTCGTGCCTAAAAGTGGTTCTTCTTTGTGGATGGATACTTTGGCGATTCCCAAAAGCGCTCCTAATGTTGAAGGTGCTTACGCTTGGATTAACTTTATGTTGCAACCGGATGTGGCGGCTGAAGTTTGTAAACGATTGAGTTTCGCTACACCCAATCAAGAGGCTTTTAAGTTGTTACCCCCTGATGTTAAATCCAACCAAAGTCTGTTTCCACCAGAAGCCATACTAGAAACTTGTGAAAGTATTGCCCCTGTTCCAGAGTCGATTAGTGCTGTTTATGATGGATACTGGACTAAATTAGCGAGTGCTTAA
- the mrdA gene encoding penicillin-binding protein 2, translating to MTVNQPPSLGRKPTPRTVGRNYQSIFVMLFVSIFLVGGMSARLVYLQLLEGNRNQQLADNNRIRLIPKQPVRGNIFDRKGRVLASSRLSHAVYIWPLARKKAEWPETLKLVSKILNIPEGEIEKRLEKAGYNSPSLLRIARGITPAQITAMEEYSNQLEGVEVDIEAVRDYPNGAMAAHVLGYTGELNDEELAKRKSEGYRMGDIVGQMGVEEAFESQLRGEWGGQQVEVDGAGHVLRVLGQKKAKSGKDVQLTLDLDVQKAAEKALGEQKGAIVALNPNTGAVLAMVSRPTFDPNIFSTRITAATWKQLQGKGNPFVNRSMRGFPPASTFKVVTATAGMESGKYSPSTILPTFAALQVGGTAFGEWNHAGFGSIGFVRALAMSSNTFFGQIGRGAGGPALIEWARKYGFGQKTGIELSEEAQGLVADAAWKQKVYKWDWTVGDTVNMSIGQGFTQATPLQVAVMFAVPANGGYRVKPHLLKDNEESKSWRQSLNIKPPTLKVIRQGLREVVAAGTGKALNVPELPPSAGKSGTAEAPPGKSHAWFGAYAPADKPEIVVLAFAEHSGGGGGSVAGPMVREVMEAYFKHNNPGLIPKPKSEAPTSKPKPAARN from the coding sequence ATGACTGTTAATCAGCCTCCCTCCCTAGGGCGTAAACCTACCCCCCGTACTGTTGGGCGTAACTATCAATCCATCTTTGTCATGCTGTTCGTGAGCATCTTCCTCGTCGGAGGTATGAGCGCTCGCTTAGTTTATCTACAGTTGCTGGAGGGAAATCGCAACCAACAGTTGGCAGACAATAACCGGATTCGTCTGATTCCCAAGCAACCGGTTCGGGGCAATATTTTTGACCGTAAGGGTCGAGTGTTAGCTAGCAGTCGGTTGTCTCACGCGGTGTATATTTGGCCCCTTGCCCGCAAGAAGGCCGAATGGCCTGAAACCCTGAAACTCGTCTCCAAGATTTTGAATATCCCAGAAGGTGAGATTGAAAAACGTTTAGAAAAAGCCGGCTATAACTCTCCCTCACTCCTGCGGATTGCCCGTGGCATCACTCCGGCTCAGATCACAGCCATGGAAGAATACAGTAACCAACTTGAGGGGGTTGAGGTCGATATTGAAGCAGTGCGGGATTATCCCAACGGCGCTATGGCGGCTCACGTTCTCGGTTACACCGGGGAACTCAACGATGAAGAACTCGCCAAGCGTAAATCCGAAGGCTACCGCATGGGCGATATTGTCGGTCAAATGGGCGTCGAAGAAGCCTTTGAAAGCCAGCTCCGGGGCGAATGGGGAGGCCAGCAGGTCGAAGTAGATGGTGCGGGTCATGTCCTGAGGGTTTTGGGTCAGAAAAAAGCCAAATCCGGTAAGGATGTGCAGTTAACCCTGGATTTAGATGTTCAGAAAGCCGCAGAGAAGGCGTTAGGTGAGCAAAAAGGCGCAATTGTGGCTCTCAACCCAAACACAGGCGCTGTCTTAGCGATGGTCAGCCGTCCCACCTTTGACCCCAACATTTTCTCGACTCGGATTACCGCCGCCACCTGGAAGCAACTGCAAGGCAAAGGCAACCCCTTTGTTAACCGTTCGATGCGGGGCTTCCCTCCCGCGAGTACCTTTAAAGTCGTCACCGCCACCGCTGGCATGGAATCAGGTAAATACTCTCCCAGCACCATCCTCCCTACTTTTGCGGCGCTGCAAGTGGGCGGAACGGCTTTTGGGGAGTGGAACCATGCGGGCTTTGGTTCCATCGGATTTGTCAGGGCTTTGGCAATGAGCAGCAATACTTTCTTTGGTCAGATTGGTCGAGGTGCAGGCGGCCCCGCCCTGATTGAGTGGGCACGTAAGTATGGCTTTGGTCAAAAAACTGGTATTGAGCTATCGGAAGAAGCCCAAGGTTTAGTTGCCGATGCCGCCTGGAAGCAGAAGGTTTATAAATGGGACTGGACGGTTGGCGATACGGTGAATATGTCAATTGGTCAGGGCTTTACCCAGGCCACTCCCTTACAAGTAGCGGTGATGTTTGCTGTGCCAGCCAATGGGGGTTATCGGGTGAAACCTCACTTACTCAAGGATAATGAGGAGTCAAAAAGCTGGCGTCAGTCTCTCAACATCAAACCGCCGACCCTTAAGGTGATACGCCAAGGCTTGCGAGAAGTAGTGGCAGCGGGCACGGGCAAGGCGTTGAACGTCCCCGAACTCCCGCCCTCCGCCGGAAAAAGTGGCACGGCTGAAGCGCCTCCCGGAAAATCTCATGCTTGGTTTGGAGCCTATGCGCCTGCGGATAAACCAGAGATTGTGGTATTGGCATTTGCCGAACATTCTGGGGGTGGCGGCGGTTCGGTAGCCGGTCCCATGGTACGCGAAGTGATGGAGGCTTACTTTAAGCACAACAATCCAGGCTTAATCCCCAAACCGAAGTCAGAGGCTCCGACTTCTAAACCTAAACCAGCAGCTCGTAACTAG
- a CDS encoding ABC transporter ATP-binding protein produces the protein MSQTSVKEQRAPDTATELDVELRKVFKVFAGETAVRGVDLQIHRGEFFSILGPSGCGKTTTLRLVAGFETPSAGEVLIQGQLMNHIPPHRRPVNTVFQSYALFNHLRVSENIAFGLRLKKLKSADVEERVKQALKQVKMEAYANRFPGQLSGGQQQRVALARALVNRPAVLLLDEPLGALDLKLRKEMQVELSNLHQELGLTFIMVTHDQEEALSLSDRIAVMRGGKIEQVGSPTEIYERPRTTFVADFIGDTNLFKGRIESSDASSLQILTPTGLKIVVQSKPPSHAAAQAQEMVVSIRPEKIRLSLSPPESTINCFEGYLQHVMYLGTHVHYVVELESGDRITVRLPNVTHKLPDTNTPVYARWAPADCLALEE, from the coding sequence ATGTCTCAAACTTCCGTTAAAGAACAACGCGCTCCGGATACTGCGACTGAGCTTGATGTTGAACTCCGCAAGGTGTTCAAAGTTTTTGCTGGAGAGACGGCTGTCCGGGGTGTAGACTTGCAGATTCACCGGGGAGAATTTTTTAGTATCCTCGGCCCATCGGGTTGTGGAAAGACAACAACCCTGCGATTGGTGGCTGGCTTTGAGACCCCCTCAGCGGGAGAGGTGCTGATTCAGGGGCAGCTGATGAATCATATCCCTCCACACCGACGCCCGGTGAATACGGTGTTTCAAAGCTATGCTCTGTTCAATCACTTAAGGGTGTCGGAAAATATCGCCTTTGGTCTGCGGTTGAAAAAGCTCAAAAGCGCTGATGTTGAAGAGCGGGTGAAACAAGCGCTCAAACAAGTGAAAATGGAGGCTTACGCAAATCGGTTTCCAGGGCAACTGTCTGGAGGGCAACAGCAACGAGTGGCGTTAGCACGAGCTTTGGTGAATCGACCGGCGGTGTTGTTGTTGGATGAGCCTTTGGGGGCGTTGGATTTGAAATTGCGTAAGGAAATGCAGGTCGAGCTGTCGAATCTGCATCAAGAGTTAGGGTTAACGTTTATTATGGTGACCCATGACCAAGAAGAAGCGTTGAGCCTGTCTGACCGGATTGCGGTGATGCGCGGTGGAAAAATTGAGCAAGTGGGTTCCCCGACGGAAATCTACGAACGTCCCCGCACGACCTTTGTCGCCGATTTTATTGGAGATACCAATTTATTTAAGGGGCGCATCGAATCTTCAGACGCCTCTTCGCTTCAAATTCTCACCCCAACAGGTCTGAAGATTGTTGTGCAATCGAAGCCGCCCAGCCATGCGGCGGCACAGGCTCAAGAAATGGTGGTCAGTATACGGCCTGAAAAAATTCGTCTCTCCCTGTCTCCCCCAGAGTCAACCATCAATTGCTTTGAGGGTTATCTCCAGCATGTGATGTACTTGGGGACACATGTGCATTATGTGGTGGAGTTGGAGAGTGGCGATCGCATAACCGTCAGGCTACCCAACGTCACTCATAAATTACCTGATACTAACACTCCAGTATACGCTCGTTGGGCACCTGCTGATTGTCTCGCGTTGGAGGAGTGA
- the sir gene encoding sulfite reductase, ferredoxin dependent codes for MVNSPTSPSVQKRSKNEALKERSNYLREPVATELLQDTTRFTEDAIQILKFHGSYQQDNRDNRAKGQEKDYQFMLRTRSPGGFIPPELYLTLDRLSQEYGNHTLRATTRQGFQIHGILKKNLKTVFASIIRSMGSTLGACGDLNRNIMAPPAPYKNRPEYQYAWEYANHIADLLTPQTGAYYELWLDGEKVISAEEAPEVKAARERNLNGTNLPDPEEPIYGQHYMPRKFKIAVTVPGDNSIDLYTQDVSLVVITNKKGKLEGFNVLAGGGLGRTHNKEDTFVRMADAIGYVSKEDVYDLVKAIVATQRDYGDRANRRHARMKYLLQDWGVEKFTAKVEEYFGKKIAPYKPLPAFKYQDYLGWNEQGDGKLFLGISVENGRVKDEGTFRLKSALREIVQQYSLPMRLTGNHNIILYDIEPSQQLAIEQLLEQHGIQISPEGIEPLVRYSMACPALPTCGLAITESERAIPGILERIRALLDKVGLENEHFVVRMTGCPNGCARPYMAELGFVGSAPESYQVWLGGSPDQTRLAQAYVDRMPIHELELFLEPIFVFFKKERKAGEKFGDFCDRVGFDAIRQYTVEYESPKLNSQSDTGLVNEVIKPEPSAIPVASGKTRYRVGVRDELYKRLKNVATKQGKTMTELAAEALEAYLKDI; via the coding sequence ATGGTTAACTCTCCGACTTCCCCCTCAGTACAAAAACGATCTAAAAATGAAGCACTCAAAGAGCGCAGTAACTACTTACGTGAACCAGTAGCCACTGAGCTGTTGCAAGACACTACGCGCTTCACAGAAGATGCCATTCAAATTCTCAAGTTTCATGGCTCTTACCAGCAGGACAACCGGGATAATCGAGCCAAGGGTCAGGAAAAAGACTATCAGTTCATGCTACGTACCCGTAGTCCAGGCGGGTTCATTCCCCCTGAACTGTATCTTACCCTCGATCGCCTATCCCAAGAATATGGCAACCATACCCTCAGAGCCACCACTCGCCAAGGCTTTCAAATTCACGGCATTCTCAAAAAGAACCTGAAAACCGTATTCGCCTCCATTATCCGCAGCATGGGGTCAACCTTGGGGGCTTGTGGTGACTTAAACCGCAATATCATGGCTCCCCCGGCACCCTATAAAAATCGACCGGAATATCAGTATGCCTGGGAGTATGCCAATCATATTGCCGACTTGCTCACTCCTCAGACCGGCGCTTATTACGAGCTTTGGTTGGATGGCGAAAAGGTCATCAGTGCTGAGGAAGCGCCTGAAGTGAAGGCGGCGCGGGAACGCAATCTCAACGGAACCAACTTACCCGATCCAGAGGAACCGATTTACGGGCAACATTACATGCCCCGGAAGTTTAAGATTGCGGTGACAGTACCGGGGGATAACTCGATTGACCTCTACACTCAAGATGTCAGTCTAGTCGTCATTACCAATAAAAAGGGAAAACTAGAGGGATTCAATGTTCTGGCGGGTGGCGGTTTAGGACGCACTCACAATAAAGAAGATACGTTTGTCCGGATGGCGGACGCGATTGGCTATGTATCGAAGGAAGATGTCTACGACTTAGTCAAGGCGATTGTAGCGACACAACGGGATTATGGCGATCGCGCCAATCGCCGTCATGCCCGAATGAAATATCTCCTTCAGGATTGGGGTGTGGAGAAGTTCACTGCCAAAGTTGAGGAATACTTCGGCAAGAAAATTGCCCCCTACAAACCCCTACCTGCCTTCAAATACCAGGACTATCTGGGATGGAATGAACAGGGAGATGGCAAGCTATTTTTGGGAATTTCCGTTGAGAATGGTCGGGTGAAAGATGAAGGCACCTTCCGACTCAAATCAGCGCTGCGAGAAATTGTTCAGCAATATTCCCTACCAATGCGCCTGACAGGCAATCACAATATCATCCTTTATGATATTGAACCTTCCCAGCAATTGGCGATCGAGCAGCTTCTGGAGCAACATGGCATTCAAATTTCTCCCGAAGGAATTGAACCCTTAGTCCGTTATTCCATGGCGTGCCCAGCCCTCCCGACCTGCGGGTTAGCCATTACGGAGTCAGAACGAGCGATTCCGGGCATCTTGGAGCGAATTCGAGCGCTTTTAGACAAAGTGGGTTTAGAAAACGAGCATTTTGTCGTGCGAATGACCGGTTGCCCCAATGGTTGTGCTCGCCCTTATATGGCAGAGTTAGGCTTTGTCGGTAGTGCGCCGGAGAGTTATCAAGTGTGGCTGGGAGGTTCACCCGATCAGACACGGTTGGCACAAGCCTATGTGGATCGGATGCCCATTCATGAGTTGGAATTGTTCTTAGAACCGATTTTCGTCTTCTTTAAGAAAGAGCGTAAAGCCGGGGAGAAGTTCGGCGATTTTTGCGATCGCGTCGGTTTTGACGCCATCCGCCAATATACGGTTGAGTATGAGTCTCCTAAACTCAATTCTCAATCTGATACGGGTTTAGTGAATGAAGTTATTAAGCCAGAACCCTCGGCAATACCTGTTGCCAGCGGAAAAACACGCTATCGGGTTGGTGTGCGGGATGAACTCTACAAACGTCTCAAAAATGTGGCTACAAAGCAAGGGAAGACGATGACTGAGCTAGCGGCGGAAGCGTTGGAAGCTTACTTAAAGGACATTTAG
- a CDS encoding NF041680 family putative transposase yields the protein MNYKQLQEFRQQVYDLINFAQDATFELTDAVLTTRNVYSLAEFSLSPFFRRKWPSIYEALQDCRPNRNKLMRLYIKQILVQERPVLAVDHTAWARVHSPTLQDRTYCHQPSAIASNKPISIGQGYSTIAWIPEHKGSWALPLRHERITSWENPISKAAWQIKQACKYLPLRPMILLDSEYGNASLLNQTAQIEADFLMRIRSNRCLYSAPPAYTGKGRPRKHGQKFKLNDSSTWWEATEMVEVEDSRFGQLRVRMWQDLHFSGSASIAMQLILVERILPEQSHSKSQPLWLVWVGQEMLPLPEIWRQYLRRFAVDHWYRFLKQRLHWTVPQLSTPCQCERWSDLMPILTWELWLARDLVAQHHLPWQKPLSNLTPGRVAESFALLLPEIGTPAVSPKPRGKSPGWQAGNKRTKKTRYPVVKKGKTPHKKRTKKAA from the coding sequence ATGAACTATAAACAACTTCAAGAATTTCGCCAACAAGTTTACGACTTAATTAACTTCGCGCAGGATGCTACTTTTGAGTTGACTGATGCTGTACTCACAACTCGCAATGTCTATAGCCTAGCTGAATTTTCTTTAAGTCCCTTTTTTCGACGGAAGTGGCCGAGCATATATGAAGCTCTACAAGACTGTAGACCGAATCGCAACAAGTTAATGCGCCTGTATATCAAACAGATACTAGTGCAGGAGCGCCCCGTTTTAGCCGTAGATCATACGGCTTGGGCAAGAGTTCATTCACCAACATTGCAAGACCGTACTTACTGCCATCAGCCAAGTGCGATCGCTTCCAACAAACCGATTAGTATCGGTCAAGGATACAGTACCATAGCTTGGATACCCGAACATAAGGGCAGTTGGGCATTACCTTTGAGACATGAGCGGATTACCAGTTGGGAGAATCCGATTAGCAAAGCTGCTTGGCAAATCAAACAAGCTTGTAAGTATTTGCCACTACGTCCGATGATTTTACTCGATAGTGAATATGGCAATGCTTCCTTGCTCAATCAAACAGCCCAGATAGAAGCCGACTTTTTGATGAGGATTCGTTCTAATCGTTGTTTATACTCAGCACCTCCTGCCTATACAGGTAAGGGACGACCCAGAAAACATGGTCAAAAATTTAAGCTCAACGACTCATCAACTTGGTGGGAAGCTACTGAAATGGTTGAAGTTGAGGACTCAAGGTTTGGGCAACTTCGAGTCCGGATGTGGCAAGACCTGCATTTTTCTGGTAGTGCTTCAATTGCTATGCAATTAATTTTAGTCGAACGTATCCTGCCGGAGCAATCACACTCAAAGTCTCAACCGTTATGGTTGGTGTGGGTAGGTCAGGAAATGCTGCCCCTGCCTGAGATTTGGCGACAATATTTACGTCGCTTTGCTGTTGACCACTGGTATCGTTTTCTTAAACAACGATTACATTGGACAGTTCCTCAACTGAGTACTCCATGCCAATGTGAAAGGTGGAGTGATTTAATGCCCATATTGACTTGGGAATTATGGTTAGCTAGAGACTTGGTGGCACAACACCACCTTCCTTGGCAAAAACCCCTGTCAAATTTAACTCCTGGGCGGGTGGCTGAGTCGTTCGCATTACTTTTACCGGAGATTGGCACACCGGCTGTCTCTCCCAAACCCCGTGGAAAGTCTCCGGGTTGGCAAGCCGGGAACAAACGTACTAAAAAAACTCGTTACCCAGTAGTGAAAAAAGGAAAAACACCACACAAAAAACGGACAAAAAAAGCTGCTTAA
- the mrdA gene encoding penicillin-binding protein 2 — MSVFQPSSGGRKPTPRTVGRNYQSIFVMLFVSAFLVGGMGSRLAYLQLMQGSRNRQLAENNRIRLIPKQPVRGNIFDRKGRVLASSRLSYAVYLWPIALKKGDWPQTRQRLSKTLNIPEADIQKRVERAGFNSPSLIRIERDISPAQITALAEYSNQLEGVEVDIEAVRNYPNGDLAAHVLGYTGELNDEELAKRKSEGYRMGDIVGQMGVEQAFEDKLRGEWGGQQVEVDGAGQVLRVLGQKKAKSGKDVQLTLDLKVQKAAEAALGNRKGAIVALDPNNGAVLAMVSRPTFDPNIFSTRITAATWKQLQGKGNPFVNRSMRGFPPASTFKVVTATAGMESGKYAPSTILPTYAALQVGNTAFGEWNKAGFGPIGFVRALAMSSNTFFGQIGRGAGGPTLIEWSRKYGFGQKTGIELSEEAQGLVADAAWKQKVYKWDWTVGDTVNMSIGQGFTQATPLQVAVMFATPANGGYRVKPHLLKDNEESKSWRKSLNIKPTTIKVIRQGLREVISAGTGKALDVPYMPPIAGKSGTAEAPPGKPHAWFGAYAPADKPEIVVVAFAEHSGGGGSKVAAPMTLQVLEAYFNKKPPQPSKDKQARPN, encoded by the coding sequence ATGTCTGTCTTTCAGCCTTCTTCCGGGGGACGTAAACCGACTCCCCGCACTGTTGGGCGCAATTACCAATCTATCTTTGTCATGCTGTTCGTGAGCGCTTTCCTCGTCGGAGGAATGGGCAGTCGTTTAGCTTACCTACAGTTGATGCAAGGTTCGCGTAACCGACAGTTGGCAGAAAATAACCGGATTCGTCTGATTCCCAAGCAACCGGTGCGGGGCAATATTTTTGACCGTAAGGGTCGAGTGTTGGCCAGCAGTCGCTTGTCTTATGCGGTTTATCTGTGGCCTATCGCGCTCAAGAAGGGAGACTGGCCTCAAACCCGCCAACGCCTCTCGAAGACGTTGAATATTCCAGAAGCGGATATCCAAAAACGTGTAGAACGAGCAGGCTTTAACTCGCCCTCTCTGATCCGGATTGAACGGGACATCAGTCCGGCTCAAATTACAGCCCTGGCGGAATACAGTAACCAACTCGAAGGGGTCGAGGTGGATATTGAAGCGGTGCGGAACTACCCCAACGGCGATTTAGCGGCTCACGTCCTCGGTTACACCGGGGAACTTAATGATGAAGAGCTTGCCAAGCGTAAATCCGAAGGCTACCGCATGGGCGATATTGTCGGTCAAATGGGCGTCGAGCAGGCATTTGAGGATAAACTGCGAGGCGAATGGGGAGGTCAGCAGGTCGAGGTGGATGGCGCGGGTCAAGTCCTGAGGGTTTTGGGTCAAAAAAAAGCGAAATCCGGTAAAGATGTGCAGTTAACCCTGGATTTGAAGGTGCAGAAGGCAGCGGAAGCGGCTTTAGGGAATCGAAAGGGGGCAATTGTTGCCCTCGATCCTAATAATGGTGCTGTTTTGGCGATGGTTAGCCGTCCCACCTTTGACCCCAATATTTTCTCGACTCGGATTACCGCAGCCACTTGGAAGCAACTGCAAGGTAAAGGCAATCCCTTTGTTAACCGCTCAATGCGGGGCTTTCCTCCCGCGAGTACCTTTAAAGTCGTCACGGCAACTGCCGGGATGGAATCGGGCAAATACGCTCCGAGCACTATCCTCCCCACTTATGCGGCGCTACAAGTGGGTAATACCGCCTTTGGGGAGTGGAACAAGGCAGGCTTCGGTCCTATCGGATTTGTCAGGGCTTTGGCGATGAGCAGTAATACTTTCTTTGGTCAAATTGGCAGAGGTGCAGGCGGGCCAACACTGATTGAGTGGTCACGGAAGTATGGCTTTGGTCAAAAAACTGGAATTGAGCTATCGGAAGAAGCCCAAGGTTTAGTTGCCGATGCCGCCTGGAAGCAGAAGGTTTATAAATGGGACTGGACGGTTGGCGATACGGTGAATATGTCGATTGGTCAGGGCTTTACCCAGGCCACTCCCTTACAAGTAGCGGTGATGTTTGCTACACCCGCCAATGGTGGTTATCGGGTTAAACCTCACTTGCTCAAGGACAATGAGGAGTCAAAAAGCTGGCGCAAGTCTCTCAACATCAAACCGACTACCATCAAGGTGATACGTCAGGGCTTGCGAGAAGTGATATCGGCTGGTACGGGCAAGGCTTTAGATGTGCCATACATGCCACCTATTGCCGGGAAAAGTGGAACCGCAGAGGCTCCTCCCGGTAAGCCCCATGCTTGGTTTGGAGCTTACGCGCCTGCTGATAAACCAGAGATTGTGGTGGTGGCTTTTGCTGAACATTCTGGTGGCGGTGGGAGTAAGGTCGCAGCGCCAATGACGCTTCAAGTTCTAGAGGCTTATTTTAATAAAAAGCCTCCTCAACCCTCGAAAGATAAGCAAGCGCGGCCTAATTGA